Within the Sebastes umbrosus isolate fSebUmb1 chromosome 5, fSebUmb1.pri, whole genome shotgun sequence genome, the region ataccTTTCCTGGATCAAAAAGATTCTCAAGAAAAACTATTGATAAATGTAACAATTCAGCATACTTTTATTGTACTGTATTGTCTGGCTCCTCGGCTCTAGAACAGCTTTCCACTGAGCATCAGGTCCGCTGACACCGTCGCTGCCTTTAAATTAAGTCTCGAAACTCACTTTTACAAAATGGCCTTTCTTAACAGCTGACAAACTTTCTTTCTTATCATGAGCTGGCtgatggtttgtttgttttttaatatatatgtatacatgtattttttttttcaatatgctATACAATAATTATCGTTTTCTACCTTTTGCTCTTATACTTTTTGCttaaaagtgctctataaataaaactatCATTATGATTAGAGGAGGTATTGTTGTGTTTAAGTTGCCCTGTCAGTGTCAGTCTGAAGTTAAAATAAAACTTCaatgtaaaatgttaaatactGTACTTTCTTTCTTGTGGTTACAtaaacaattagggctgtcaatcgattaaaatacttaattacaaattaataacacatttgttatctgttcaatatgtaccttgaagggagatttgtcaagtatttaatactcttatcaacatgggagtgctttatgcaaatgtatgtatacatttattattggaaatcaattaacaacacaaaacaatgacaaatattgtccagaaaccctcacaggtactgcatttagcataaaaaatatgctcaaatgataacacggcaaactgcagaccaacaggcaacaacagctgtcagtgtgctgacttgactatgacttttcccaaaactgcatgtgattatcataaagtgggcatgtctgtaaaggggagactcatgggtacccatagaacccattttcttttacatatcttgaggtcagaggtcaagggacccctttaaaaatggccatgccagttttttctcaccaaaatttagcgaaagtttggagcgttatttagcctcctttgcgacaagctagtatgacatggttaataCCGacggattcattaggttttctagtttcatatgatttatatgatcatcttcactctagctttaaaactgagcccgatacaacTTTAAAGATCGCAAGTTGTGTGACCGCATGCACTCATCACTATAACACAATTAAagttcacacccacacacagaggaagcagCTAAAGAAGTCTTGGTGAAGCACATGAAAACCACAGGGTCGCTCATTGAGCATACTGCGGTATAAGAGGGTCGACTTGACACCTCAAAGACAACAGGTTGAGTTTGCTGCCAGAATGATGCATGCACTGCACAGGCTTCTGCTTTTTCATCTCATGACATGTCTTGGACTTCACGGTGAGATTACCGCATCTGGTTATAAGTCTCTGATCTACAAATGTTACATTAACTAATCCTTATTTTCCTATTATCTTTAAAGCACTTGGGAGTGAAATCATACATGGGCAAAAAGCCCCGGAGAAGTCAATGCTGTATATGGCCTCGGTGCAGAACAGAAGCAATCATCATGTATGTGGAGGATTCCTCATCAATGAAGACTTTGTGGTCACTGCTGCGCACTGTGATGGCCAGTGAGTTTTCCTCTTTCAGCAATATTTGAACCATGTAATGAGAAGTAAAAACCAAAAAATTAATTTTGTCAGCACAACTAAAGAAACACTACTGACAACCTCTCAATGATCATTCTCTCAGGCATCCTACAAGTGTCGTTCTTGGGGCCCACAATCTCAAGAAGGatgataagaaaatgagaaACGTTGTAAAGAAATGGAAGTTTCCATCTTATGTGAATGTCGGAAAAGGGGATGACATCATGCTCCTCAAAGTAAGTAGATATTTAATCAGTCTAACAATCTCAGGTGAAGCATTTTACTGTAAAATCTCTTACTTTCATGTTCTGTTTAATCCCCCCAAAACCGTAAAACAGCAAAGCACTAATATCAACACTCAAGGCAGCTCCATCTTCCAccaattattttttaacttgAGGTCTAAAGGAGGATAATAAGTATGCTGTAAATTGGTCCTTGCTAGCTTTTAATGTTCACTTTGTGTCTCCAGCTGTCTAGGAAAGCTCGACTGGACAAAAGAGTACAACCGATTGAGCTTCCAGAGACTGAGATTGAGTTAAAAGATAATGAAACGTGCCTCATAGCTGGATGGGGTTTAACAAGTACTGGTGGTAAAGTTGTTGATGTGCTGCAAGTGGTGGATGTGCCTATCGTTAACCCGGAGGTCTGTAAGAAGCAATGGCGTCATGAGGAAATTAGTCTTCCTGCCAATGTTATCTGTGCAGGTGGATATGGCACAGACAAGGGATTCTGTCAGGTACGTTTTCTATCCGTTCACAAAAATATCAACTGGTTTCTAGTCTAAATGGTTTCTAGTCTTCGAAATTGAATAAACAAATGAagcttcttcctcctcacagGGTGATTCTGGTGGTCCTCTGGTGTGCAACGGGAAGGCTGTTGGTGTTGTCTCTTTCAACTTCAAAAGAAACTGTGACTACCCAAATTTACCTAACGTCTacgtaaatatatcaaaataccTTTCCTGGATCAAAAAGATTCTCAAGAAAAACTATTGATAAATGTAACAATTCAGCATACTtttattgtactgtactgtctGGCTCCTCGGCTCTAGAACAGCTTTCAACTGAGCATCAGGTCGGCTGACACCGTCGCTGCCTTTAAATTAAGTCTCGAAACTCACTTTTACAAAATGGCCTTTCTTAACAGCTGACAAACGTTCTTTCTTATCATGAGCTGGCTgatggtttgtttgtttattaataaatatgtatatatgtatttctcTTTTCAATATGCTATACAATAATTATCGTTTTCTACCATTTGCTCTTGTAATTAAATCTGTTTATGCCTTAAAAATGTATACTTTTTGCttaaaagtgctctataaataaaactatCATTATGATTAGAGGAGGTATTGTTGTGTTTAAGTTGCCCTGTCAGTGTCAGTCTGAAGTTAAAATAAAACTTCaatgtaaaatgttaaatactGTACTTTCTTTCTTGTGGTTACAtaaacaattagggctgtcaatcgattaaaatacttaattgcaaattaataacacttttgttatctgttcaatatgtaccttgaagggagatttgtcaagtatgtaatactcttatcaacatgggagtgctttatgcaaatgtatgtatacatttattattggaaatcaattaacaacacaaaacaatgacaaatattgtccagaaaccctcacaggtactgcatttagcataaaaatatgctcaaatgataacacggcaaactgcagaccaacaggcaacaacagctgtcagtgtgtcagtgtgctgacttgactatgacttttcccaaaactgcatgtgattatcataaagtgggcatgtctgtaaaggggagactcgtgggtacccatagaacccattttcttttacatatcttgaggtcagaggtcaagggacccctttaaaaatggccatgccagttttttctcaccaaaatttagcgaaagtttggagcgttatttagcctcctttgcgacaagctagcatgacttTGTTAATACCGacggattcattaggttttgtagtttcatatgatttatatgatcatcttcactctagctttaaaactgagcccgatacaaccttAAAGATCGCAAGTTGTGTGACCGCATGCACTCATCACTATAACACAATTAAagttcacacccacacacagaggAAGCGGCTAAAGAAGTATTAGTGAAGCAGATGAAAACCACAGGGTCGCTCACTGAGCATACTGCGGTATAAAAGGGTCAACTTGACACCTCAAAGACAACAGGTTGAGTTTGCTGCCAGAATGATGCATGCACTGCACAGGTTTCTGCTTTTTCATCTCATGACATGTCTTGGACTTCACGGTGAGATTACAACATCTGGTTATTAGTCTCTGATCTACAACTGCTACATTAACTAATCCTTATTTTCCTATTATCTTTAAAGCACTTGGGAGTGAAATCATACATGGGCAAAAAGCCCCGGAGAAGTCAATGCTGTATATGGCCTCGGTGCAGAACAGAAGCAATCATCATGTATGTGGAGGATTCCTCATCAATGAAGACTTTGTGGTCACTGCTGCACACTGTGATGACCAGTGAGTTTTCCTCTATCAGCAATATTTGAACCATGTAATGAGAAGTAAAAACCAAAAAATTAATTTTGTCAGCACAACTAAAGAAACACTACTGACAACCTCTCAATGATCATTCTCTCAGGCATCCTACAAGTGTCGTTCTTGGGGCCCACAATCTCAAGAAGGTtgataagaaaaagaaatacgATGTAAAGAAATGGAAGTTTCCATCTTATGTGAATGTCGAAAAAGGGGATGACATCATGATCCTCAAAGTAAGTAGATATTTAATCAGTCTAACAATCTCAGGTGAAGCATTTTACTCTAAAATCTCTTACTTTCATGTTCTGTTTAATCCCCCCAAAACCGTAAAACAGCAAAGCACTAATATCAACACTCAAGGCAGCTCCATCTTCCACCAATTCCTTTTTAACTTGAGGTCTAAAGAAGGATAATAAGTATGCTGTAAATTGGTCCTTGCTATCTACTAATGTTCACTTTGTGATTTTGTGTGTCTCCAGCTGTCTAGGAAAGCTCGACTGGACAAAACAGTAAAACCGATTGAGCTTCCAGAGACTAAGATTGAGTTAAAAGATAATGAAAAGTGCCACGTAGCTGGATGGGGTTACACAAGTACTGGTGGTGACGTTGTTGATGTGCTGCAAGTGGTGGATGTGTCTGTCGTTAACCCGGAGGACTGTAAGAAGCAATGGCGTCATGAGGAAATTAGTCTTCCTGCCAATGTTATCTGTGCAGGTGGATATGGCACAGACAAGGGATTCTGTCAGGTACGTTTTCTATCCGTTCACAAAAAATATCAACTGGTTTCTAGTCTAAATGGTTTCTAGTCTTAGAAAttgaataaacaaatgaaactCCTTCCTCCTCACAGGGTGATTCTGGTGGTCCTCTGGTGTGCAACAAGAAGGCTGTTGGTGTTGTCTCTTTCAACCTCAGAGAAAACTGTAACTACCCAAATGTATCGAACGTCTacgtaaatatatcaaaataccTTTCCTGGATCAAAAAGACTCTCAAGAAAAACTATTGATAAATTTAACAATTCAGCATACTTTTATTGTACTGTATTGTCTGGCTCCTCGGCTCTAGAACAGCTTTCCACTGAGCATCAGGTCCGCTGACACCGTCGCTGCCTTTAAATCAAGTCTCAAAACTCACTTTTACAGAATGGCCTTTCTTAACAACTGCTATACTTCCTTTCTTATCATGAGCTGgctgattgtttgtttgtttatttatatatatactgtatatacacactgtatatatgtatttttcttttcaataaAAATGCTATACAATAATCATTGTTTTCTACCTTTTGCTCTTGTAATTAAATCTGTTTATGCCTTAAAAATGTATACTTTTTGCttaaaagtgctctataaatacaaTTTTCATTATGATTAGAGGAGGTATTGTTGTGTTTAAGTTGCCCTGTCAGTGTCAGTCTGAAGTTAAAATAAAACTTCaatggaaaatggaaaatactGTACTTTCTTTCTTGTGGTTACATAAAAGATGAGGGCCAAGGCGAGTCATTCTAAACTTGTGGAGACCTGAGTATAGTATCCTCCAGCTAGAAATCTTGTTCTTTATCATAATATAATAGTTGCTGCAGCAGTTGTCAGGTTgtatagtataaaaaacaatcagggctgtcaatcgattaaaatatttaatcgcacatttcttgTCTGTTCAATATGTACTTTGAAGAGAGACTTattcaaacagagagagaaggtcaAAGAATtcccaaataataaaaatacagagGTTGTCAGATACTTAAAGTGCCATAGatacaaaaagaaaactgaagatattgaatgacatcaaatatataaagAGAATAAATGGGTTAACGTTACAAACTGTGTGAAAACTCATCCCATGCTGATCACATAATGTTTGTACGTGCTTCAGGCTGCTGAGGCTGCTGAACCACATGCTTTACATTTACTGTGACAATGGCAATACTCATTTCTTTACTGACCGCATGCACTCATCACTATAAGACAATAAAAGcttgcaaacacacagaggaagcaGCTAAAGAAGTCTTGGTGAAGAAGATGAAAACCACAGGGTCGCTCACTGAGCATACTGCGGTATAAAAGGGTCGACTTGACACCTCAAAGACAACAGGTTGACTTTGCTGCCAGAATAATGCATGCACTGCACAGGTTTCTGCTTTTTCATCTCCTGGCATGTCTTGGACTTCACGGTGAGATTACCACATCTGGTTATTAGTCTCTGATCTACAAATGCAACATTAACTAATCCTTATTTTCCTTTTATCTTTACAGCACTTGGGAGTGAAATCATACAcacaagcccaacaggcaacaacagttgtcagtgtgtcagtgtgctgacttgacttatGACTTACCCcacaactgcatgtgattatcataaagtgggcgtgtttACTTTAACATGTCACAGTATGAGCAACATGAGGAACATGAGGAAATACAAAACACCAAGATGTAAATGTAGTAACAGACACGGCAGGGCATGTCACCTtatgataataaaatgaaaacaaaaatagagTCTTGAATACCCAGGACTTTATGGCAACTCTAGTCTATGTTAGGCTCCCATTCTGACATGCATGTTGGAGCTTAATTGAATC harbors:
- the LOC119488494 gene encoding uncharacterized protein LOC119488494, which codes for MMHALHRFLLFHLLTCFGLHALGSEIIHGKRASVNSMLYMASVQNRSGHHICGGFLIKEDFVVTAAHCDKHNPTSVVLGTHNLKKVDKKKRNVVKKWKFLSYVNVEKGDDIMLLKLSRKARLDKRVQPIELPETGTELKDKEKCLVAGWGFTSTGGKVVDVLQVVDVPIVNPEDCKNKWSVRRVNLPANVICAGGYGTDKGFCKGDSGGPLVCNGKAVGVVSFNFKRNCDYPNLPNVYVNISKYLSWIKKILKKNLSRKARLDKRVQPIELPETEIELKDNETCLIAGWGLTSTGGKVVDVLQVVDVPIVNPEVCKKQWRHEEISLPANVICAGGYGTDKGFCQLSRKARLDKRVQPIELPETEIELKDNETCLIAGWGLTSTGGKVVDVLQVVDVPIVNPEVCKKQWRHEEISLPANVICAGGYGTDKGFCQGRSLSILRYKRVNLTPQRQQVEFAARMMHALHRFLLFHLMTCLGLHALGSEIIHGQKAPEKSMLYMASVQNRSNHHVCGGFLINEDFVVTAAHCDDQHPTSVVLGAHNLKKVDKKKKYDVKKWKFPSYVNVEKGDDIMILKLSRKARLDKTVKPIELPETKIELKDNEKCHVAGWGYTSTGGDVVDVLQVVDVSVVNPEDCKKQWRHEEISLPANVICAGGYGTDKGFCQGDSGGPLVCNKKAVGVVSFNLRENCNYPNVSNVYVNISKYLSWIKKTLKKNY